In Nocardia sp. NBC_00403, the DNA window GCGCCGATGCCTGCGCCGACGAAGGCCGACTCGCTCAGCGGCGTATCTCGGATCCGGCGCGGCCCGAATTCGTCGAGCAATCCTCGGCTCACACCGAAACATCCGCCGTAGGCGCCGACGTCCTCGCCCATGAGGAACACCCGATCGTCTCGAATCAGCGCTTCTCGCAATGCTTCCCGCATCGCGTCCCGATAGGTGGTCATGAGCGCTCCGTGTAGACGTATCTGGTGAGGTCGCCCACAGGTTCGAAAGGTGCCGCCTCGGCCGCCGCGATGGCCACGTCGAGTTCGCTGTCGGCGGCGGCTTGGAGCGAGACCAACGCGTCCTCGGCCAGTTCGCCGGACGCGTGCAGCTGGGCGAACAGCTTCGGGATCGGGTCGCGTTCCTGCCATCGAGCGATCTCGGCCTTGTCCCGATATCGGTCCGCGTCGTACATCGAATGCGCGCGGAAGCGGTAGGTCTGCAGCTCGAGGAAGCACGGGCCGCCGCCGGCGCGAATGGACTCCACAGCTCGCCGCGCCCCGTCGGCGACGGCGAGCGCGTCCATGCCGTCGACCGGCCATGCGGGCATGCCGTATGAAGCCGCGCGCAACGCAAGATCGGTGGCCGCATGCTCGCGGGCCAGCGCGGTGCCCATCGCGTAGCGGTTGTTCTCGCAGGCGAACAGGACTGGAAGTCGCCACAGCGCAGCCAGATTCAGGCATTCGTGGAATTCGCCCTCGGCCACCGCGCCGTCGCCGAACAGGCATACCGTCACCACCGGACGTTCCTGCATCGCGTCGGCCAGTGCAAGACCGACCGCGATCGGGAGCCCGCCGCCGACGATGGCGTTGCCGCCGTAGAAACGGCGCCCGGCATCGAACAGGTGCATCGACCCGCCGTGCCCGTGGCTGCAACCCGTTGCTCTGCCGTACATTTCGGCCAGCAGCGCTGACATCGAAAGGCCGCGGGCCAGTGCATGTCCGTGCTCCCGGTAGGTCGAGACCACCGCGTCCTCGGGCCCGATCGCGCTGAGCACACCGGCCGCCACCGCCTCCTCGCCGATGTACAGATGTAGGAAGCCGCGGATCGATCCGGCACTGTAGAGCTGCACGCATCGCTCCTCGAAGCGGCGGATCCGGACCATCTGCCGCAGCAGCTCGATGCGTTCGTCCTTGTCCAGCGTCGACCCGTTCACACCGCACCTTCAAGTGTCGAGGTATCGCCTTCGGGCAGGCCGAGCTCGCGGGCCTTCAGCAGTCGGCGCATCACCTTGCCGCTGCGGGTGTGCGGCAGACTCTCGGTGAACTCGATTTGTTTGGGAGCCACTGCGCCGAGGGCCTTGCGGCCGAATGCGGTCAGCTCGGCACGCAGTTCCTCCGACGCCTGATAGCCGGGACGCAGTAGCACGAACGCCTTCACCAGCTCCCCCGCGACCGGATCGGGTGTGCCGATGACACCGGCCTCGGCGATGGCGGGGTGCTCCATCAGCGCGCTCTCGACCTCGAAGGGCCCGACCAGGTGACCGGCGGACTTGATGACATCGTCGGCACGGCCGACGAACCAGTAGTAGCCGTCCGCGTCGCGACGGGCGAGATCACCGCTGAGGTACCAACCGCCCGCGAAACACTTTTCGTAGCGTTCGGGTTCACCCCAGTACTCTCGGAACATCGACGGCCAGCCCGGGCGCAGCGCCAGCTCGCCGACCTCTCCTGGGTCGGCCGGCGTGACGGAATCGGCGACGACCGCCGCGCGGCCGTCCTGGCCGCGCTTGAGCGTGGTCGCCTCGACGCCGGGCAGTGGTCGCCCCATGGACCCCGGACGCACCTGCGCAGCAGCGAGATTCGCGATCATGATCGCGCCGGTTTCGGTCTGCCACCAGTTGTCGTGCACCGGGTGGCCGAGCACCCGCTCACCCCACAGCACCACTTCGGGGTTCAACGGTTCCCCCACGCTGGTGATGAACCGCAGCGGCGACAGGTCGGTGCCCTCTGGCAGCCGGTCCCCGTAACGCATCAGCATGCGCAGCGCAGTCGGCGCGGTATACCACACCGATACCCGTTGTGCAGTCAGGACGTCATACCAGCGACGGGCGTCGAATTCCGCTTCGTCACTGATCACGGTCGCCCCCAGGCACAGCGGGGCGATAACGCCGTAGGACATACCTGTCACCCAGCCGGGATCGGCGGTACACCAGAAGATATCGCCAACACGCAGATCCAGAGCGTAGCGGGCAGTCACCCGGTGCGCGAGCACGGCACCGTGAACATGCAAGGCACCCTTGGGTTTCCCGGTGGTGCCGCTGGTGAAATGCAGCAGCGCCGGGTCGTCGGGACCAGTGCGGGCGATCCGGAACTCCGGGCTGGCGACGGCCATCGCTGCGGCCAGGTCGTCGACGTACATTTCACCGGTCTCGGTCAACCCGTCGGTGATCAGCACAGTGCGCAGCGCGGGCACTTCGGCGCGAATGGGGGCGACCTTCTTGCGGTACAGTGCCGTCGAAGTGACCAGAGCCGCCGCCTCGCTGATCGCCAGACGCTGCCGCACCGGTTCCGGGCCGAAGGCCGAGAACAACGGCGAGACCACGCAGCCGACCTTCAACGCGCCCAATATCGCGATGTACAGCTCGGGGGTTCGCCCGAGCAGGACACAGATCCGCTCGCCGCGCCCTATCCCCAACCCCTGCAGGACGTTCGCGAACCGATTGGTTGCCGCGGCCAGCTCCGCATAGGTCAGCACCACCTCACCGCCCGCGGCCGACAACCAGCGCAGCGCAGGCGTCTGCGCGGCTGGACCTTCGGCGTGCCGATCCACGGCCTCATAGGCGATGTTCAGCCCGCCACCGGGCAGCCCGGCGAGTTCAGATCGCGCATGCTCCCAGGAGAATTCGCGACACGCTCGGTCATAGTCGACGAGATTGGCCAGCGCCCGCTCGGACTGCGGCTTCTCGATCGGCGTCCAGCCGAACGTTCCGCTCGTCGATGCGCCGACCGGGACCATATTCGTCATACCCTCATCGTCTGCGCCGCGACCGCCGCGCGGCAGAGTCCCCGGGCCCACACCTGTCGCCGAATTCGACATGGAACGTCCATCACCTAGAGGACTTCCGGCCCTGTCCGAGCACCGCCCGATAAAGTCCGCTCGATCGCGGAGCCACCGCAGCCGAAACCGGGACCATCGGCTCACGCAGGGGCAACCTTCGGCCCTTGGATGGTGGCCGCGCGGGACACAGGCTGAGCGATAAGAACCCAGCATCGCACCCGGTCAGCACCCAGGAGGCCAACCATGTCGCGCCACGACGATCCCCTCGCACCCGCCGTGCAGACTGCCCACGACTGGCTCCGTGCTGTCGCCGACAGTCTCGATACCGACGACCGCGCCTTCGCCTACCGGGCGCTGCGCGCCTGGCTGCACACTGTGCGCGACCGCATCAGCGTCAGCAGTTCGGCCCATCTGACCGCGCAATTGCCCGAGATCCTGCGCGGGGCCTACTACGAGGGCTGGGTGCCCGGCCACGTGCCGGTCCGGCACGGCATCACCGAATTTCTCAGGCAGTTCGCCAGGGAGTCGGGCATCGACGAGGACGAAGTCGGCCCGGTCGCGGGCGCGGTCACGGCGGCATTGTCGGAGCTGTTTTCCCCTGGACAGTTGGACCGGATCTTCGCGGTCCTGCCGATGCAACTGTACGGCGTGCTGTGCGGTGCGCGAATGGCCATCGACGAATCGCTGATCGAATGGCGAGCGGTCGCCGAGGAGCAGGCGGTCCATCCGGTCGCCAGTCTCGAAGACCGCATCCAGGCGCTCGGCGACGCCGTCGCCGTGCTGGCACGCGGCCTCGAACGGCTGCCCGCCGACGAACCCGACAGCGACCGATCGACCCAGGCGGCCCAGCAAGCACACCGCATTCTGCTCGCCGAAGGTCTGGTCGGCGCCGAGACGCGGGACCGCTGACATGCTGCGT includes these proteins:
- the pdhA gene encoding pyruvate dehydrogenase (acetyl-transferring) E1 component subunit alpha, with the protein product MNGSTLDKDERIELLRQMVRIRRFEERCVQLYSAGSIRGFLHLYIGEEAVAAGVLSAIGPEDAVVSTYREHGHALARGLSMSALLAEMYGRATGCSHGHGGSMHLFDAGRRFYGGNAIVGGGLPIAVGLALADAMQERPVVTVCLFGDGAVAEGEFHECLNLAALWRLPVLFACENNRYAMGTALAREHAATDLALRAASYGMPAWPVDGMDALAVADGARRAVESIRAGGGPCFLELQTYRFRAHSMYDADRYRDKAEIARWQERDPIPKLFAQLHASGELAEDALVSLQAAADSELDVAIAAAEAAPFEPVGDLTRYVYTERS
- the acsA gene encoding acetate--CoA ligase, which produces MTNMVPVGASTSGTFGWTPIEKPQSERALANLVDYDRACREFSWEHARSELAGLPGGGLNIAYEAVDRHAEGPAAQTPALRWLSAAGGEVVLTYAELAAATNRFANVLQGLGIGRGERICVLLGRTPELYIAILGALKVGCVVSPLFSAFGPEPVRQRLAISEAAALVTSTALYRKKVAPIRAEVPALRTVLITDGLTETGEMYVDDLAAAMAVASPEFRIARTGPDDPALLHFTSGTTGKPKGALHVHGAVLAHRVTARYALDLRVGDIFWCTADPGWVTGMSYGVIAPLCLGATVISDEAEFDARRWYDVLTAQRVSVWYTAPTALRMLMRYGDRLPEGTDLSPLRFITSVGEPLNPEVVLWGERVLGHPVHDNWWQTETGAIMIANLAAAQVRPGSMGRPLPGVEATTLKRGQDGRAAVVADSVTPADPGEVGELALRPGWPSMFREYWGEPERYEKCFAGGWYLSGDLARRDADGYYWFVGRADDVIKSAGHLVGPFEVESALMEHPAIAEAGVIGTPDPVAGELVKAFVLLRPGYQASEELRAELTAFGRKALGAVAPKQIEFTESLPHTRSGKVMRRLLKARELGLPEGDTSTLEGAV
- a CDS encoding DUF2267 domain-containing protein codes for the protein MSRHDDPLAPAVQTAHDWLRAVADSLDTDDRAFAYRALRAWLHTVRDRISVSSSAHLTAQLPEILRGAYYEGWVPGHVPVRHGITEFLRQFARESGIDEDEVGPVAGAVTAALSELFSPGQLDRIFAVLPMQLYGVLCGARMAIDESLIEWRAVAEEQAVHPVASLEDRIQALGDAVAVLARGLERLPADEPDSDRSTQAAQQAHRILLAEGLVGAETRDR